From Chryseobacterium joostei, the proteins below share one genomic window:
- a CDS encoding alpha/beta fold hydrolase, with product MKYFRNVMAAILLAAAPGFMYSQIKPLDAMLSDYQYPFEVHFLDLKSQDNNLKMAYMDVKPQKSNGKTIMLLHGKNFNGAYWERTAKDLSAKGFRVIIPDQIGFGKSSKPHSYQFSFSQLAENTKSILDELKIENAIVLGHSMGGMVATRFTLLYPERVQKLILENPIGLEDYKTFAGYQNIDQAYQSELKNTAETYKNYQLKFYYDNKWKEEYQPWLDLIAGWTLHKDYPQVAWDAALTTDMIYNQPVCYEFKNIKIPTLLIIGTRDRTAIGKDRAPKELQPKMGQYQELGKKTQHEITESQLVELENVGHLPHIEVYSKFFEALYNFIK from the coding sequence ATGAAGTATTTCAGAAATGTAATGGCGGCAATACTATTAGCAGCTGCACCGGGTTTTATGTATTCGCAGATAAAGCCTTTGGATGCGATGCTTTCAGACTATCAATATCCTTTTGAGGTTCATTTTTTAGATTTGAAATCTCAGGATAATAATTTGAAGATGGCCTATATGGATGTGAAACCACAAAAATCTAATGGGAAAACCATTATGCTTCTTCATGGAAAAAACTTTAATGGGGCCTATTGGGAAAGAACGGCCAAGGATTTATCAGCAAAAGGATTCAGGGTGATTATTCCGGATCAGATTGGGTTTGGAAAGTCTTCAAAACCTCACAGCTATCAGTTTTCTTTTTCACAGTTGGCTGAAAATACAAAATCCATTTTGGATGAGCTGAAGATTGAAAATGCTATTGTTTTAGGACATTCAATGGGAGGCATGGTTGCAACAAGATTTACGTTGCTTTATCCGGAAAGAGTTCAGAAACTTATCTTGGAAAATCCAATTGGACTGGAAGATTATAAAACTTTTGCAGGATACCAAAATATAGATCAGGCCTACCAGTCTGAGCTTAAAAATACAGCGGAAACTTATAAAAACTATCAGTTAAAATTCTACTATGATAATAAATGGAAAGAAGAATATCAACCATGGCTTGATCTTATTGCTGGGTGGACTCTTCATAAGGATTATCCGCAGGTAGCGTGGGATGCTGCTCTTACCACTGATATGATCTATAATCAACCTGTTTGCTATGAATTTAAAAATATAAAAATACCCACCTTGCTTATCATTGGAACAAGAGACAGAACAGCTATAGGGAAAGATAGGGCACCGAAAGAACTTCAACCTAAAATGGGACAATATCAGGAGCTTGGGAAGAAAACCCAACATGAAATCACAGAATCTCAATTGGTAGAACTTGAAAACGTAGGCCATCTTCCTCATATAGAAGTCTATTCTAAGTTTTTTGAGGCTTTATATAATTTTATTAAATAG
- a CDS encoding EamA family transporter produces the protein MKKKNILKGVLFVGIGASIYGMLATFVKMAYHDGFTTSEVTTSQFVLGLAGLLILNFIQTLTSKQKLSLPNSKELRMLMLAGTSLGGTSLFYYIAVQYINVSIAIVLLMQSVWFSVVVESILTRKLPNARKVVSVVIVLAGTILATNLINMDIELDWHGVFWGLMAAASYTLTMFTSNTLATHLPVFRKSLIMLTGGSIVVFAFLFFAQIGPMYFDGLKTFYLNFTDNTEHIHPFNYSIFLTYGFVLALFGTIIPPILFNIGFPNAGLGLGSIVSSLELPVSVTMAFVLLGEKVLLIQWVGIILILFAIVLMNLPSKKEKEVSMAELS, from the coding sequence ATGAAGAAGAAAAATATACTAAAAGGTGTTTTATTTGTAGGGATTGGAGCTAGTATATACGGTATGTTGGCCACTTTTGTGAAAATGGCTTATCATGATGGTTTTACAACCTCTGAAGTTACAACCTCCCAATTCGTATTAGGTCTTGCAGGACTTTTGATCCTGAATTTTATCCAAACATTAACCTCTAAGCAGAAATTATCACTGCCAAATTCCAAGGAGCTAAGAATGCTTATGCTTGCAGGAACTTCATTGGGAGGAACAAGTTTGTTTTATTATATCGCAGTGCAGTATATCAATGTTTCCATTGCCATTGTATTATTGATGCAATCGGTATGGTTCAGTGTTGTGGTAGAGAGTATTCTTACCAGAAAGCTACCTAATGCAAGAAAAGTGGTTTCTGTTGTTATTGTATTGGCAGGAACGATCTTGGCAACCAATCTTATCAATATGGATATAGAGCTGGATTGGCATGGGGTATTCTGGGGACTAATGGCGGCCGCTTCATATACGTTAACGATGTTTACTTCAAATACGCTGGCTACGCATCTGCCGGTGTTCAGAAAGAGTCTTATTATGTTGACAGGTGGTTCCATTGTTGTTTTTGCATTTCTATTCTTTGCACAGATAGGACCGATGTACTTTGATGGATTAAAAACATTTTATCTGAACTTTACAGACAATACAGAGCATATTCATCCTTTTAATTATTCTATTTTCCTTACCTATGGATTTGTTTTAGCATTGTTTGGAACGATCATCCCTCCAATTTTATTCAATATTGGTTTCCCGAATGCAGGTTTAGGTTTGGGAAGTATTGTTTCATCGCTTGAACTTCCGGTTTCCGTAACGATGGCTTTCGTTTTATTGGGTGAGAAAGTACTTTTAATACAATGGGTAGGAATTATTTTGATCCTTTTTGCTATTGTTTTAATGAACCTTCCGTCCAAAAAAGAGAAAGAAGTTTCAATGGCAGAATTATCTTAG
- a CDS encoding T9SS-dependent M36 family metallopeptidase gives MKNKTLPILFAVFSVFPAIVFGQDNERLIKDYISQNRIREYKKSDLNNFIVDNVDQSKSLNGNVVKLIQTYNGLPVYSSVATALIKDNKVTYYTDNFVKDYVAASPKNASISERIALQKIASDLGNDKISTLPIISFFEKGSDRLFSAKQRLVYVNNKNKDLRLAYEFLFKEPDAVDSWSILIDANNGEVISKINLNVSCNFHDDAYGHSESQVNVMPQQRDFYIHDNIQKKNMLFLAPDNASYNVFPLPIEAPTFGPRSIVNNPWILASSPEGWHSNGTNHYTITRGNNVYAYDDKDNDEATFGTSPDGGATRNFNFAYDANGLTYNNLSAATTNLFYISNMIHDIFYKFGFTEPARNFQSNNFGNGGLDDDEVFAQSQDGKGFNNANFATGPDNYNPVMQMYLWLGSNRKAWYNTPADATSRIVDAGIAQFGSQLNDIGITGDVKLSSVLDACTALPAGELTGKIALIQRGTCGFAVKVKNAQLAGAIGAIIYNNSVNGANIGNMAGDGVISPTVTIPSILITEAEGIFMKDKLTANISVNTTLKADTKYDGSFDNGIVTHEYGHGISNRLTGDGYTCLNARPYGTNTTYSKEQMGEGWSDFFALMVTNKPGDNSSVARGIGTYPIGQPITGVGIRPAKYSPDFSVNGFTYGDTNGLEYADGTEMVADSHSIGFIWASMLWDLHWKYVEKYGYSSDVTANATNGSSKVLQLIVDGLKLQTCDPTFIDGRNAILAAELAATEGQDKCMIWKVFAKRGLGVNASAGLKTDINDQVENFDVPAACASLGTDEVTSIKDNKISIYPNPARDEFYITFPSKTLGKVSVELYDMSGKLVSSEDKISPEAKKAISTNRLVNGTYMVKVKGLGFEANSKVIVKK, from the coding sequence ATGAAAAATAAAACTCTACCTATTTTATTTGCCGTTTTTTCTGTATTTCCGGCTATTGTTTTCGGACAAGATAATGAAAGGCTTATTAAAGATTATATTTCTCAAAATAGAATAAGAGAATATAAGAAGTCTGATCTCAATAATTTTATTGTTGATAATGTAGATCAGTCAAAATCGTTAAATGGTAATGTTGTGAAGCTGATACAGACCTATAATGGTTTACCGGTCTATAGTTCAGTAGCAACAGCTCTTATTAAGGATAATAAAGTAACATATTATACGGATAATTTTGTAAAAGACTATGTTGCAGCTTCGCCTAAAAATGCTTCAATAAGCGAGAGAATAGCACTTCAAAAAATTGCATCTGATTTAGGAAATGATAAAATTTCAACTCTTCCGATAATAAGTTTTTTTGAGAAAGGCTCTGATAGATTATTTTCGGCTAAGCAAAGACTTGTTTACGTAAATAATAAAAATAAGGACCTTCGTTTAGCTTACGAATTTTTGTTTAAAGAACCAGATGCTGTTGACTCTTGGAGTATTCTGATAGATGCTAATAATGGGGAAGTTATTAGTAAAATTAATCTGAATGTTTCCTGTAACTTTCACGATGATGCCTATGGACATAGTGAAAGTCAGGTAAATGTTATGCCACAACAGCGTGATTTTTATATTCATGATAATATCCAAAAAAAGAATATGTTGTTTCTAGCTCCGGATAATGCGTCTTATAACGTATTCCCGTTGCCAATTGAAGCACCCACTTTTGGTCCGCGTTCTATAGTTAATAATCCTTGGATCTTAGCATCTTCACCTGAAGGCTGGCATTCTAATGGGACTAACCATTACACGATCACGAGAGGCAATAACGTATATGCTTACGATGATAAAGATAATGATGAAGCTACTTTTGGAACTTCACCTGATGGGGGGGCAACAAGAAATTTTAATTTTGCTTACGACGCCAATGGCTTAACATATAATAATTTATCTGCGGCTACTACCAACTTGTTTTATATCAGTAACATGATACATGATATATTTTATAAGTTTGGTTTTACTGAGCCTGCAAGAAATTTCCAAAGTAATAATTTTGGCAACGGAGGATTAGATGATGATGAAGTTTTTGCCCAGTCTCAGGATGGGAAAGGGTTTAATAATGCAAATTTCGCTACTGGCCCAGATAATTATAACCCTGTAATGCAAATGTATCTTTGGTTAGGATCTAATAGAAAAGCATGGTATAATACACCTGCAGATGCTACTTCTAGAATAGTAGATGCTGGAATAGCTCAGTTTGGTTCTCAGCTTAATGATATAGGAATTACAGGAGATGTTAAATTATCAAGTGTGTTGGATGCTTGTACCGCTCTTCCTGCGGGTGAATTAACGGGTAAGATCGCCTTAATTCAAAGAGGAACATGTGGTTTTGCTGTGAAAGTTAAAAATGCTCAATTAGCTGGAGCTATAGGAGCTATTATCTATAACAATTCGGTAAACGGTGCTAACATTGGTAATATGGCAGGAGATGGAGTTATTTCTCCAACAGTTACAATACCTTCAATATTAATTACTGAAGCTGAGGGTATATTTATGAAAGATAAACTCACAGCAAATATATCCGTAAATACTACATTGAAAGCTGATACGAAATATGATGGAAGCTTTGATAATGGTATTGTTACGCATGAGTATGGCCATGGAATATCCAACAGATTAACTGGAGATGGCTATACCTGTCTAAATGCTAGACCTTATGGTACTAATACCACCTATTCTAAAGAACAAATGGGTGAAGGGTGGTCGGACTTCTTTGCTTTGATGGTGACTAACAAACCTGGAGATAATTCTTCTGTAGCAAGAGGGATAGGAACTTACCCGATAGGGCAGCCAATAACAGGTGTTGGGATTAGACCAGCAAAATATTCTCCAGATTTCTCAGTTAATGGATTTACCTATGGTGATACAAATGGATTAGAGTATGCTGATGGTACTGAAATGGTTGCAGATTCACATTCTATCGGATTTATATGGGCATCAATGCTATGGGATCTTCATTGGAAATATGTTGAAAAATATGGGTATTCATCGGATGTAACAGCTAATGCTACAAACGGAAGTTCTAAAGTATTGCAGTTGATTGTTGACGGACTTAAGCTACAGACTTGTGATCCTACCTTTATTGACGGAAGAAATGCAATATTAGCAGCAGAGCTGGCAGCAACAGAGGGTCAGGATAAATGTATGATATGGAAGGTCTTTGCAAAAAGAGGTTTAGGAGTAAATGCTTCTGCAGGACTTAAAACAGATATTAACGATCAGGTAGAAAATTTTGATGTACCGGCAGCGTGCGCTTCACTTGGAACTGATGAAGTTACTTCTATCAAAGACAACAAAATCTCTATCTATCCAAACCCTGCAAGAGACGAGTTTTATATTACATTTCCAAGTAAGACTCTTGGTAAAGTAAGCGTAGAACTTTATGATATGTCTGGTAAACTAGTATCTTCTGAAGATAAAATTTCACCGGAAGCTAAAAAAGCAATTTCTACAAATCGTTTAGTTAACGGTACCTATATGGTAAAAGTGAAAGGACTTGGTTTTGAAGCCAATTCAAAAGTGATTGTTAAAAAATAA
- a CDS encoding DUF4280 domain-containing protein: MSLKEKVVQGALCKCNFGTAPDKLKVLTQTKYYVNDHESSSKLAATHKDIGATFEKNTFGSCAKKNNTPCSAVVTQWNGYYEKELYDPPGGYILLEDSKATCPIGGTDCITIIKTGQMGEPTKKNIEKADSELQSHVNPMMDMKNLDKKDPYKFLNAE, translated from the coding sequence ATGTCACTAAAAGAAAAAGTAGTACAGGGAGCACTCTGCAAATGCAATTTTGGCACTGCACCAGATAAGCTAAAGGTACTTACGCAAACCAAATATTATGTGAATGACCATGAGAGTAGCAGTAAACTGGCAGCTACTCATAAAGATATTGGAGCTACTTTTGAAAAGAATACTTTCGGTTCATGCGCCAAAAAGAATAATACCCCTTGTTCTGCTGTTGTTACACAATGGAACGGTTATTATGAAAAAGAACTCTACGACCCACCCGGAGGCTATATTTTACTGGAAGACAGTAAAGCTACCTGCCCAATAGGCGGTACCGACTGCATTACCATCATCAAGACAGGACAAATGGGAGAACCCACCAAAAAGAACATTGAGAAAGCTGACAGTGAGCTGCAGTCACATGTGAACCCAATGATGGATATGAAAAACCTTGACAAAAAGGACCCTTACAAATTTCTAAATGCTGAATAA